Proteins encoded within one genomic window of Mycolicibacterium monacense:
- a CDS encoding zinc-dependent metalloprotease produces the protein MADLPFGFSSGDDPERDKSKKDPDGGSGPGGSPSDPFGSMFGQGGAGFDMSDLGQIFTKLGEMFSGAGNMAAGGAQSGPVNYDLARQLASSAIGFVAPVPDQTKSAIADAVHLAETWLDGVTPLPAGTTRAVAWTPSEWIDHTLDTWKRLCDPVAEQISTVWASALPEEARAMAGPLMAMMSQMGGMAFGSQLGQALGKLSKEVLTSTDIGLPLGPKGVAALLPEAVETFSEGLEQPRSEVLTFLAAREAAHHRLFSHVPWLSSQLMSAVEAFARGMKVDMSGIEDLAQGINPAALTDPSQMEQLLNQGIFEPKATPEQVAALERLETLLALIEGWVQTVVTAALGDRIPGTGALSETLRRRRATGGPAEQTFATLVGLELRPRKMREAAALWERLTEAVGADARDGVWQHPDLLPSSEDLDEPAAFIDRMVGGDTSGMDSAIEEAFTDLEKGSDDRPEDDQR, from the coding sequence ATGGCTGACCTGCCTTTCGGCTTCTCCTCGGGTGACGACCCGGAGCGAGACAAGAGCAAGAAGGATCCCGACGGGGGGTCCGGTCCGGGCGGTTCGCCGTCGGATCCGTTCGGCTCGATGTTCGGGCAGGGCGGCGCCGGCTTCGACATGTCCGACCTCGGCCAGATCTTCACCAAACTCGGTGAGATGTTCAGCGGCGCAGGCAATATGGCCGCCGGCGGAGCCCAGTCCGGACCGGTCAACTACGACCTTGCCCGGCAGCTGGCGTCGAGCGCGATCGGGTTCGTCGCACCGGTGCCCGACCAGACCAAGTCGGCGATCGCCGACGCGGTGCACCTCGCCGAAACCTGGCTCGACGGTGTCACCCCGCTGCCGGCGGGCACCACCCGCGCGGTCGCCTGGACGCCGAGCGAATGGATCGACCACACGCTGGACACCTGGAAGCGGCTGTGCGATCCGGTCGCCGAGCAGATCTCGACGGTGTGGGCCTCGGCGCTGCCGGAGGAGGCCCGCGCGATGGCCGGTCCGCTGATGGCGATGATGTCGCAGATGGGCGGCATGGCGTTCGGTTCCCAACTCGGCCAGGCGCTGGGCAAGCTGTCCAAGGAGGTGTTGACCTCCACCGACATCGGCCTGCCGCTGGGCCCAAAGGGTGTCGCCGCGCTGCTGCCCGAGGCGGTCGAGACGTTCTCGGAGGGTCTCGAGCAGCCGCGCAGCGAGGTGCTGACGTTCCTCGCCGCGCGGGAAGCGGCGCACCATCGGCTGTTCAGCCATGTGCCGTGGCTGTCGAGCCAGTTGATGTCCGCGGTCGAGGCGTTCGCACGCGGCATGAAGGTCGACATGAGCGGTATCGAGGATCTGGCCCAGGGCATCAACCCGGCCGCGCTGACCGACCCGTCGCAGATGGAGCAGCTGCTCAACCAGGGCATCTTCGAGCCCAAGGCCACCCCGGAGCAGGTCGCGGCACTCGAACGGCTCGAGACCCTGCTCGCGCTCATCGAGGGTTGGGTCCAGACCGTGGTCACCGCCGCGCTCGGCGACCGCATCCCCGGCACCGGCGCCCTGTCGGAGACGCTGCGGCGGCGCCGGGCCACCGGCGGGCCGGCCGAGCAGACGTTCGCCACCCTGGTCGGGCTCGAACTGCGGCCGCGCAAGATGCGCGAGGCCGCGGCACTGTGGGAGCGGCTCACCGAGGCGGTCGGCGCCGACGCCCGCGACGGTGTGTGGCAGCACCCGGATCTGCTGCCGTCGTCGGAGGACCTCGACGAACCCGCCGCGTTCATCGACCGGATGGTCGGCGGCGACACCAGCGGGATGGACAGCGCCATCGAGGAGGCGTTCACCGACCTCGAAAAGGGCTCGGACGACCGCCCCGAGGATGATCAGCGCTAG
- a CDS encoding YlbL family protein: MNRRILTLLIALVPVVAFGVLLSAVTVPFVSLGPGPTFDTLGEVDGKEVVDITGTEVKPTSGHLNMTTVSQRDGLTLAQALTLWMSGREQLVPRELVYPPDKSKDEIDEANTADFRNSEANAEYAALSYLKYPRAVTVESVTDPGPSAGKLKEGDAIDAVNGKPVATVDEFQALLKTTKPGDELVLDFRRKDENDPLGTTTVELGTNPDRDYGYLGIGVIDAPWASFKIDFNLANIGGPSAGLMFSLAVVDKLTSGDLNDGKFVAGTGTITGDGEVGSIGGITHKMVGARDAGATVFLVPADNCAEAKSDPQDGLELVKVGTLTEAVDALNAISAGGEPPRC; the protein is encoded by the coding sequence GTGAACAGGCGGATTCTGACGCTGCTGATCGCGCTCGTCCCGGTCGTGGCGTTCGGCGTGCTGCTCTCTGCGGTGACGGTCCCGTTCGTGTCGCTGGGCCCCGGACCCACGTTCGACACGCTCGGCGAGGTGGACGGCAAAGAGGTCGTCGACATCACCGGCACCGAGGTGAAGCCGACGTCGGGGCACCTGAACATGACGACGGTGTCGCAGCGCGACGGGCTGACCCTGGCCCAGGCCCTGACCCTGTGGATGTCGGGCCGCGAGCAGTTGGTGCCCCGCGAACTGGTCTACCCGCCCGATAAGAGCAAGGACGAGATCGACGAGGCCAACACCGCCGATTTCCGCAACTCGGAGGCCAACGCCGAGTACGCCGCGCTGTCGTACCTGAAATATCCGCGCGCGGTCACCGTCGAGAGCGTGACCGATCCCGGTCCGTCGGCGGGCAAGCTCAAGGAGGGCGACGCGATCGACGCGGTCAACGGCAAGCCGGTGGCCACCGTCGACGAGTTCCAGGCTTTGTTGAAGACCACCAAACCCGGTGACGAACTGGTCCTCGACTTCCGGCGCAAGGACGAGAACGATCCGCTCGGGACCACCACCGTCGAACTCGGCACGAACCCCGACCGCGACTACGGGTACCTCGGCATCGGCGTCATCGACGCACCCTGGGCGTCGTTCAAGATCGACTTCAACCTGGCCAACATCGGCGGGCCGTCGGCGGGCCTGATGTTCAGCCTCGCGGTGGTCGACAAACTCACCTCGGGTGACCTCAACGACGGCAAGTTCGTCGCGGGCACCGGCACCATCACCGGCGACGGGGAGGTCGGGTCGATCGGCGGCATCACGCACAAGATGGTCGGCGCGCGCGACGCCGGGGCCACCGTGTTCCTCGTGCCCGCCGACAACTGCGCCGAGGCCAAGTCCGATCCGCAGGACGGGCTGGAACTGGTCAAGGTCGGCACACTGACCGAAGCCGTCGACGCGCTCAACGCGATTTCCGCTGGTGGCGAACCGCCACGGTGCTGA